A genomic segment from Paralichthys olivaceus isolate ysfri-2021 chromosome 22, ASM2471397v2, whole genome shotgun sequence encodes:
- the LOC109641726 gene encoding protein mono-ADP-ribosyltransferase PARP14-like isoform X2, producing MEAPEQFPLFFEVSSAVDAEQRRRIRNYFLIRRRSGGGECGAVTHIRDKVHCVFFKEREAQQRVLQRCEHVLEFAGGSLVLTVRDSPEPQGSSPIATSDHGKTSPQQQSIPASILPPGGEECELRPDTYLLRYLKECPKAGAELEAELASMDCTAQLFPEEGRVLVRRSAQPAAGAESRSLRAEVDKLLDGYHCHFEFEPLKVKALLQSCSSGHTTGDVRVFGEIGMAVVVGKRSQVNSRLKDVEDSTVKCRRSRLSEKQTSTRRFSEAKLRLLWREIEDGLGRSFPGVKVTRGDAGQVVLEGSVEDILEAGDWISDKQNLVLERRVPNMSPRLLAFVRKAYGGPGELRDFLGAGDEVEIELRDTELRFFSLSPDKLDDPVNEMQKKFKEIEIDLPINAAASSELWEKLKSKTNEMNRGQCRVQAVCCSDSRVCLLGHTREFEELNETVKEFILDQSSIESKVNLRFPELVQLLPELLQLHAFDYSGVILHPYTSATGPIVALEGPSGKVDEVRNRLGLFVNSLVRERVAINLPGALRYFESPSGRENISRAAQSQKCLIKLQVQPHTRLNLESGARLSDGVTIVAIHNVCDGLQVVVCQGDITKVVADALVNAANAVLEHSGGVAAALSKAGGPEVQRESKTLVKQIGKVPTGDVVVTTGGDLQCKKLLHAVGPLAGQVGGRERLLLEQTVQSALNMAERMELKSIAMPCISSGIFGVPVDLCADAIVTAVKQFCDQGGRSLSTIMLIDNRAEVVRAMQQACDRLLQGISSVTGPPSDLRFQMDAAGGGTARGATAGAPGVAVTVEIVQGTIETQQVDGLVSPMAGHDPFSTRIGNTLLNVVGPQLTAKFSQCAGGVTTKPGDIVLVEGLSAPGSKALIFLNLLPWDNNQHGSAVQVLRQGIRKTLASCEVRGFHSVALPVLGAGVVLRFPHSVASRILLEEVLVFEQSRANRSSFLVRIVVHPRDKESSKAIQSAQETLHVRGFRNHSNPDHASFYRNVSGTNNEVTAMLGGVKLQMVLGNIVTGGTDVIVNTTDFKNHSGVSGAILSAAGQQVQAQLAQMGIPADLMCTTGPGLLGCREIIHASFQKDPQLIRKNCKKILKQCESKGYNSVAFPAINTGEAGMDSVTASKAMLDGMASAVRDMKPNSLSLIRIVILQQPVFQVFRSELESRFGKSAPSSFKLREFAQQTLKKWQEKRSKTSKSSAPQGRSFISSQPQPAVLSVICCGPDITGTIRRDLEDTLQKQLIERAVSMRDFSSLDDMELEAVLANVRGLGISLELKSPQDPRRHQSSESARGQRSGTTTRAEARDRSAAGEEVYVLRGLKEDVLSITELINRAIHDALSEELQDKKEAMMALHVQWSIQDAQGVWQELSLHENFELEDAHINKQVSAEVTAQDATVLKVNLKTLEATDWQTGKTFKVKRSETQTTLELPTQWEPMHEEVFKKVELQPNSQEYQVVAQGFLKTAKYNIQKIERVQNLYLWHAFSVCRQRIFFKNGRGDVGEKSLYHGTSAESCNCIEKDKFDRSYAGTHAARLGKGVYFAVNAGYSASSFSPPDASGLKRLYVARVLTGQYTVGSPTMKAPPPRGADRPDCFDSVVDNQQSPTMFVVFHDDQAYPEYLITFT from the exons CTTCGAGGTGTCCTCCGCCGTGGACGCGGAGCAGCGCCGCAGGATCCGAAACTACTTCCTCATCCGCCGCAGGTCCGGAGGAGGAGAGTGCGGCGCCGTCACGCACATACGCGACAAAGTTCACTGCGTGTTTTTCAAAGAGCGAGAAG CTCAGCAAAGAGTCCTGCAGAGATGTGAGCATGTGTTGGAGTTTGCAGGTGGTTCTCTGGTGCTCACTGTCCGGGACAGCCCCGAACCGCAGGGCTCCTCCCCCATCGCTACCTCAGATCATGGCAAGACGTCACCGCAG CAACAGTCTATTCCTGCCTCCATTCTGCCACCAGGTGGTGAAGAATGTGAACTACGACCTGATACCTACCTCCTTCGATATCTGAAGGAATGTCCAAAGGCAGGGGCAGAGCTGGAGGCGGAACTTGCCTCTATGGACTGCACTGCTCAGCTGTTCCCAGAAGAGGGCAGAGTTTTAGTGAGGAGATCAGCTCAACCTGCTGCTGGAGCAGAAAGTAGAAGTTTGAGAGCTGAGGTAGACAAACTCTTAGATGGCTACCACTGCCACTTTGAGTTTGAGCCTCTCAAAGTCAAAGCTTTGCTtcagtcctgcagctctggTCACACCACAGGTGATGTGAGGGTGTTCGGTGAAATCGGGATGGCTGTTGTGGTCGGTAAACGTTCACAGGTCAATTCCAGGTTGAAGGATGTAGAAGACTCTACTGTTAAATGTAGAAGGTCCCGATTGAGTGAGAAGCAAACCAGCACTCGTCGATTCAGTGAGGCCAAACTCCGCCTCCTCTGGAGAGAGATTGAGGACGGTTTGGGACGAAGTTTTCCAGGAGTTAAGGTCACACGGGGAGATGCAGGTCAGGTGGTTTTAGAAGGGTCTGTGGAGGATATTCTGGAGGCTGGAGATTGGATCTCTGATAAACAGAATCTGGTGTTAGAAAGGAGAGTTCCTAACATGAGCCCACGTCTCTTGGCCTTCGTGAGGAAGGCTTATGGAGGTCCAGGGGAGCTGCGGGACTTTCTAGGGGCTGGTGACGAGGTGGAAATAGAGTTACGAGACACAGAGCTTcgtttcttctccctctctcctgatAAACTGGACGACCCAgtaaatgaaatgcaaaaaaagttCAAGGAAATCGAGATTGACTTACCTATTAACGCTGCTGCTTCATCTGAGCTGTGGGAAAAGCTCAAGTCCAAGACAAATGAGATGAACCGAGGGCAGTGTAGGGTTCAGGCAGTGTGTTGCTCGGACAGCAGAGTGTGCTTACTGGGCCACACCCGAGAGTTTGAAGAGCTGAATGAAACTGTCAAAGAGTTTATTTTGGACCAGTCAAGCATAGAAAGCAAAGTCAATCTTCGTTTTCCAGAGTTAGTACAACTCTTACCAGAACTGCTACAGCTGCATGCATTTGACTATTCAGGGGTTATCCTCCATCCTTACACTTCTGCCACTGGGCCCATTGTGGCGCTTGAAGGTCCATCCGGCAAAGTGGATGAGGTAAGGAACAGGTTGGGTCTATTTGTAAACTCCCTTGTTCGGGAGAGAGTCGCCATCAACCTGCCCGGAGCTCTGAGGTATTTTGAAAGTCCCTCTGGAAGAGAGAACATTTCACGTGCTGCTCAGTCTCAGAAGTGTCTCATAAAGCTTCAAGTTCAACCTCACACGAGACTGAACTTGGAATCTGGTGCAAGATTGAGCGATGGAGTGACAATAGTTGCGATCCACAACGTGTGTGATGGACTGCAGGTTGTGGTGTGTCAGGGTGACATCACTAAAGTAGTTGCTGATGCCCTGGTTAACGCGGCCAATGCAGTTCTGGAGCACTCCGGAGGTGTTGCTGCTGCACTGAGTAAAGCAGGCGGACCTGAAGTACAGAGGGAGAGTAAGACTTTAGTAAAGCAGATTGGGAAAGTTCCTACAGGTGACGTGGTAGTGACCACAGGGGGGGACTTGCAGTGCAAGAAACTGCTGCATGCTGTTGGACCATTAGCTGGACAAGTTGGTGGCAGAGAAAGGTTGTTGCTGGAACAAACTGTCCAGTCTGCTCTGAATATGGCAGAGAGGATGGAGCTCAAGTCTATAGCCATGCCCTGTATCAGCTCGGGTATATTTGGTGTTCCAGTGGACTTGTGCGCTGACGCTATTGTGACGGCTGTCAAACAGTTTTGCGATCAGGGAGGACGAAGTCTGAGCACAATCATGCTGATCGATAACAGAGCAGAGGTGGTGAGGGCCATGCAGCAAGCATGCGACAGGCTCCTCCAAGGGATAAGCTCTGTAACTGGTCCACCTAGCGATTTGAGGTTCCAGATggatgctgcaggaggaggcacAGCAAGAGGAGCCACTGCTGGAGCTCCTGGAGTTGCTGTAACTGTTGAGATTGTTCAGGGAACCATTGAGACCCAGCAG GTGGATGGCTTGGTATCTCCTATGGCTGGCCATGATCCTTTCTCTACCCGCATTGGAAACACCCTGTTGAATGTGGTCGGACCTCAGCTGACTGCAAAGTTTTCTCAATGTGCAGGAGGAGTGACAACGAAACCTGGTGACATAGTCCTGGTGGAGGGCTTGTCTGCACCTGGGTCTAAGGCCCTGATCTTCCTTAACCTTCTCCCCTGGGATAATAACCAACATGGAAGTGCAGTCCAG GTTCTGAGACAAGGCATTAGAAAAACTCTGGCTTCCTGTGAGGTTAGAGGATTTCACTCAGTGGCTCTCCCTGTCCTCGGGGCCGGTGTTGTCCTGCGCTTTCCTCACTCCGTGGCTTCCAGGATTCTTCTGGAGGAGGTCCTTGTATTCGAACAGAGCCGAGCCAACAGATCGTCTTTCCTGGTCCGTATTGTCGTTCACCCCAGGGACAAAGAATCTAGCAAG GCGATCCAATCGGCTCAGGAAACTTTGCATGTCAGAGGATTCAGAAATCATTCTAATCCAGATCACG CTTCCTTTTACCGAAATGTCTCGGGGACTAACAATGAGGTCACAGCCATGCTGGGTGGAGTCAAACTTCAGATGGTCCTCGGCAACATTGTAACTGGGGGCACTGATGTCATCGTCAACACAACTGACTTCAAAAATCATTCAG GTGTCTCCGGTGCTATTCTGTCTGCAGCAGGGCAACAGGTTCAAGCCCAGTTAGCACAAA tggGCATTCCTGCAGACTTAATGTGCACCACAGGACCCGGGTTGCTTGGTTGCAGAGAAATCATCCATGCTAGTTTCCAGAAGGACCCTCAGTTGATTCGAAAGAACTGCAAGAAGATACTGAAGCAGTGTGAGAGCAAAGGCTACAACTCAGTGGCCTTCCCCGCCATCAACACTG GCGAGGCCGGGATGGACTCTGTGACAGCTTCTAAAGCCATGCTGGACGGCATGGCGTCAGCTGTTCGGGACATGAAACCAAATTCACTCTCACTCATCCGCATCGTCATCCTGCAACAACCAGTGTTCCAGGTGTTCAG atcaGAGCTGGAGAGTCGCTTTGGAAAATCAGCCCCTTCCAGCTTCAAACTTAGAg aATTCGCTCAACAGACGCTCAAGAAGTGGCAAGAGAAACGTTCAAAAACGTCTAAATCTTCAGCACCACAAGGAAGAAGCTTCATCTCCTCACAGCCTCAGCCGGCCGTGCTCAGTGTGATTTGTTGCGGTCCAGACATCACTGGCACCATCAGGAGAGATCTGGAGGACACCCTGCAGAAGCAGCTGATAGAGAGAGCGGTCAGCATGCGCGACTTCTCCTCGCTGGATGACATGGAGCTGGAGGCGGTGCTAGCGAATGTCAGAGGCTTGGGAATAAGTCTGGAGCTCAAGAGTCCTCAGGATCCCAGGAGACATCAAAGTTCAGAGAGTGCGAGAGGACAGAGATCAGGAACGACTAcgagagctgaagccagagatcggtcggctgcaggagaagaggtCTATGTGCTGCGAGGCCTGAAAGAGGACGTGTTGAGCATCACTGAACTTATAAACAGAGCAATACACGACGCACTTTCCGAAGAACTCCAGGACAAAAAAGAAGCAATGATGGCTCTCCATGTGCAGTGGTCGATTCAGGATGCTCAGGGGGTCTGGCAGGAGCTGAGCCTGCATGAAAACTTTGAGCTGGAAGACGCTCACATCAACAAGCAAGTGTCGGCAGAAGTGACGGCACAAGACGCAACAGTGCTCAAAGTAAACCTGAAGACActggaggccacagactggCAAACAGGGAAAACGTTCAAAGTGAAAAGGAGCGAAACTCAAACAA CCTTGGAGCTGCCAACACAATGGGAACCGATGCACGAAGAAGTCTTTAAAAAGGTGGAGCTGCAACCTAACTCACAAGAGTATCAGGTCGTCGCGCAGGGTTTCCTCAAAACGGCTAAATACAACATTCAAAAG ATTGAGCGTGTGCAAAACCTCTACCTATGGCACGCCTTCTCTGTGTGTAGGCAGCGGATCTTTTTCAAGAACGGCAGAGGAGATGTTGGTGAGAAGTCGCTCTATCACGGCACCTCAGCGGAGTCGTGCAACTGCATAGAAAAGGACAAATTTGACAGGAGCTACGCAGGAACACACG CTGCCAGGTTGGGAAAAGGAGTTTACTTTGCTGTCAACGCAGGGTATTCAGCCAGTTCTTTCTCCCCACCGGACGCATCAGGCCTGAAGCGTCTGTACGTCGCTCGTGTCCTGACCGGCCAATACACTGTCGGCAGTCCCACCATGAAAGCCCCGCCTCCTCGTGGCGCAGACCGCCCGGACTGCTTCGACAGCGTGGTGGACAACCAGCAGAGCCCCACCATGTTTGTGGTCTTCCACGACGACCAGGCCTACCCAGAATACCTCATCACCTTCACCTGA
- the LOC109641726 gene encoding protein mono-ADP-ribosyltransferase PARP14-like isoform X1 — translation MEAPEQFPLFFEVSSAVDAEQRRRIRNYFLIRRRSGGGECGAVTHIRDKVHCVFFKEREAQQRVLQRCEHVLEFAGGSLVLTVRDSPEPQGSSPIATSDHGKTSPQQQQSIPASILPPGGEECELRPDTYLLRYLKECPKAGAELEAELASMDCTAQLFPEEGRVLVRRSAQPAAGAESRSLRAEVDKLLDGYHCHFEFEPLKVKALLQSCSSGHTTGDVRVFGEIGMAVVVGKRSQVNSRLKDVEDSTVKCRRSRLSEKQTSTRRFSEAKLRLLWREIEDGLGRSFPGVKVTRGDAGQVVLEGSVEDILEAGDWISDKQNLVLERRVPNMSPRLLAFVRKAYGGPGELRDFLGAGDEVEIELRDTELRFFSLSPDKLDDPVNEMQKKFKEIEIDLPINAAASSELWEKLKSKTNEMNRGQCRVQAVCCSDSRVCLLGHTREFEELNETVKEFILDQSSIESKVNLRFPELVQLLPELLQLHAFDYSGVILHPYTSATGPIVALEGPSGKVDEVRNRLGLFVNSLVRERVAINLPGALRYFESPSGRENISRAAQSQKCLIKLQVQPHTRLNLESGARLSDGVTIVAIHNVCDGLQVVVCQGDITKVVADALVNAANAVLEHSGGVAAALSKAGGPEVQRESKTLVKQIGKVPTGDVVVTTGGDLQCKKLLHAVGPLAGQVGGRERLLLEQTVQSALNMAERMELKSIAMPCISSGIFGVPVDLCADAIVTAVKQFCDQGGRSLSTIMLIDNRAEVVRAMQQACDRLLQGISSVTGPPSDLRFQMDAAGGGTARGATAGAPGVAVTVEIVQGTIETQQVDGLVSPMAGHDPFSTRIGNTLLNVVGPQLTAKFSQCAGGVTTKPGDIVLVEGLSAPGSKALIFLNLLPWDNNQHGSAVQVLRQGIRKTLASCEVRGFHSVALPVLGAGVVLRFPHSVASRILLEEVLVFEQSRANRSSFLVRIVVHPRDKESSKAIQSAQETLHVRGFRNHSNPDHASFYRNVSGTNNEVTAMLGGVKLQMVLGNIVTGGTDVIVNTTDFKNHSGVSGAILSAAGQQVQAQLAQMGIPADLMCTTGPGLLGCREIIHASFQKDPQLIRKNCKKILKQCESKGYNSVAFPAINTGEAGMDSVTASKAMLDGMASAVRDMKPNSLSLIRIVILQQPVFQVFRSELESRFGKSAPSSFKLREFAQQTLKKWQEKRSKTSKSSAPQGRSFISSQPQPAVLSVICCGPDITGTIRRDLEDTLQKQLIERAVSMRDFSSLDDMELEAVLANVRGLGISLELKSPQDPRRHQSSESARGQRSGTTTRAEARDRSAAGEEVYVLRGLKEDVLSITELINRAIHDALSEELQDKKEAMMALHVQWSIQDAQGVWQELSLHENFELEDAHINKQVSAEVTAQDATVLKVNLKTLEATDWQTGKTFKVKRSETQTTLELPTQWEPMHEEVFKKVELQPNSQEYQVVAQGFLKTAKYNIQKIERVQNLYLWHAFSVCRQRIFFKNGRGDVGEKSLYHGTSAESCNCIEKDKFDRSYAGTHAARLGKGVYFAVNAGYSASSFSPPDASGLKRLYVARVLTGQYTVGSPTMKAPPPRGADRPDCFDSVVDNQQSPTMFVVFHDDQAYPEYLITFT, via the exons CTTCGAGGTGTCCTCCGCCGTGGACGCGGAGCAGCGCCGCAGGATCCGAAACTACTTCCTCATCCGCCGCAGGTCCGGAGGAGGAGAGTGCGGCGCCGTCACGCACATACGCGACAAAGTTCACTGCGTGTTTTTCAAAGAGCGAGAAG CTCAGCAAAGAGTCCTGCAGAGATGTGAGCATGTGTTGGAGTTTGCAGGTGGTTCTCTGGTGCTCACTGTCCGGGACAGCCCCGAACCGCAGGGCTCCTCCCCCATCGCTACCTCAGATCATGGCAAGACGTCACCGCAG CAGCAACAGTCTATTCCTGCCTCCATTCTGCCACCAGGTGGTGAAGAATGTGAACTACGACCTGATACCTACCTCCTTCGATATCTGAAGGAATGTCCAAAGGCAGGGGCAGAGCTGGAGGCGGAACTTGCCTCTATGGACTGCACTGCTCAGCTGTTCCCAGAAGAGGGCAGAGTTTTAGTGAGGAGATCAGCTCAACCTGCTGCTGGAGCAGAAAGTAGAAGTTTGAGAGCTGAGGTAGACAAACTCTTAGATGGCTACCACTGCCACTTTGAGTTTGAGCCTCTCAAAGTCAAAGCTTTGCTtcagtcctgcagctctggTCACACCACAGGTGATGTGAGGGTGTTCGGTGAAATCGGGATGGCTGTTGTGGTCGGTAAACGTTCACAGGTCAATTCCAGGTTGAAGGATGTAGAAGACTCTACTGTTAAATGTAGAAGGTCCCGATTGAGTGAGAAGCAAACCAGCACTCGTCGATTCAGTGAGGCCAAACTCCGCCTCCTCTGGAGAGAGATTGAGGACGGTTTGGGACGAAGTTTTCCAGGAGTTAAGGTCACACGGGGAGATGCAGGTCAGGTGGTTTTAGAAGGGTCTGTGGAGGATATTCTGGAGGCTGGAGATTGGATCTCTGATAAACAGAATCTGGTGTTAGAAAGGAGAGTTCCTAACATGAGCCCACGTCTCTTGGCCTTCGTGAGGAAGGCTTATGGAGGTCCAGGGGAGCTGCGGGACTTTCTAGGGGCTGGTGACGAGGTGGAAATAGAGTTACGAGACACAGAGCTTcgtttcttctccctctctcctgatAAACTGGACGACCCAgtaaatgaaatgcaaaaaaagttCAAGGAAATCGAGATTGACTTACCTATTAACGCTGCTGCTTCATCTGAGCTGTGGGAAAAGCTCAAGTCCAAGACAAATGAGATGAACCGAGGGCAGTGTAGGGTTCAGGCAGTGTGTTGCTCGGACAGCAGAGTGTGCTTACTGGGCCACACCCGAGAGTTTGAAGAGCTGAATGAAACTGTCAAAGAGTTTATTTTGGACCAGTCAAGCATAGAAAGCAAAGTCAATCTTCGTTTTCCAGAGTTAGTACAACTCTTACCAGAACTGCTACAGCTGCATGCATTTGACTATTCAGGGGTTATCCTCCATCCTTACACTTCTGCCACTGGGCCCATTGTGGCGCTTGAAGGTCCATCCGGCAAAGTGGATGAGGTAAGGAACAGGTTGGGTCTATTTGTAAACTCCCTTGTTCGGGAGAGAGTCGCCATCAACCTGCCCGGAGCTCTGAGGTATTTTGAAAGTCCCTCTGGAAGAGAGAACATTTCACGTGCTGCTCAGTCTCAGAAGTGTCTCATAAAGCTTCAAGTTCAACCTCACACGAGACTGAACTTGGAATCTGGTGCAAGATTGAGCGATGGAGTGACAATAGTTGCGATCCACAACGTGTGTGATGGACTGCAGGTTGTGGTGTGTCAGGGTGACATCACTAAAGTAGTTGCTGATGCCCTGGTTAACGCGGCCAATGCAGTTCTGGAGCACTCCGGAGGTGTTGCTGCTGCACTGAGTAAAGCAGGCGGACCTGAAGTACAGAGGGAGAGTAAGACTTTAGTAAAGCAGATTGGGAAAGTTCCTACAGGTGACGTGGTAGTGACCACAGGGGGGGACTTGCAGTGCAAGAAACTGCTGCATGCTGTTGGACCATTAGCTGGACAAGTTGGTGGCAGAGAAAGGTTGTTGCTGGAACAAACTGTCCAGTCTGCTCTGAATATGGCAGAGAGGATGGAGCTCAAGTCTATAGCCATGCCCTGTATCAGCTCGGGTATATTTGGTGTTCCAGTGGACTTGTGCGCTGACGCTATTGTGACGGCTGTCAAACAGTTTTGCGATCAGGGAGGACGAAGTCTGAGCACAATCATGCTGATCGATAACAGAGCAGAGGTGGTGAGGGCCATGCAGCAAGCATGCGACAGGCTCCTCCAAGGGATAAGCTCTGTAACTGGTCCACCTAGCGATTTGAGGTTCCAGATggatgctgcaggaggaggcacAGCAAGAGGAGCCACTGCTGGAGCTCCTGGAGTTGCTGTAACTGTTGAGATTGTTCAGGGAACCATTGAGACCCAGCAG GTGGATGGCTTGGTATCTCCTATGGCTGGCCATGATCCTTTCTCTACCCGCATTGGAAACACCCTGTTGAATGTGGTCGGACCTCAGCTGACTGCAAAGTTTTCTCAATGTGCAGGAGGAGTGACAACGAAACCTGGTGACATAGTCCTGGTGGAGGGCTTGTCTGCACCTGGGTCTAAGGCCCTGATCTTCCTTAACCTTCTCCCCTGGGATAATAACCAACATGGAAGTGCAGTCCAG GTTCTGAGACAAGGCATTAGAAAAACTCTGGCTTCCTGTGAGGTTAGAGGATTTCACTCAGTGGCTCTCCCTGTCCTCGGGGCCGGTGTTGTCCTGCGCTTTCCTCACTCCGTGGCTTCCAGGATTCTTCTGGAGGAGGTCCTTGTATTCGAACAGAGCCGAGCCAACAGATCGTCTTTCCTGGTCCGTATTGTCGTTCACCCCAGGGACAAAGAATCTAGCAAG GCGATCCAATCGGCTCAGGAAACTTTGCATGTCAGAGGATTCAGAAATCATTCTAATCCAGATCACG CTTCCTTTTACCGAAATGTCTCGGGGACTAACAATGAGGTCACAGCCATGCTGGGTGGAGTCAAACTTCAGATGGTCCTCGGCAACATTGTAACTGGGGGCACTGATGTCATCGTCAACACAACTGACTTCAAAAATCATTCAG GTGTCTCCGGTGCTATTCTGTCTGCAGCAGGGCAACAGGTTCAAGCCCAGTTAGCACAAA tggGCATTCCTGCAGACTTAATGTGCACCACAGGACCCGGGTTGCTTGGTTGCAGAGAAATCATCCATGCTAGTTTCCAGAAGGACCCTCAGTTGATTCGAAAGAACTGCAAGAAGATACTGAAGCAGTGTGAGAGCAAAGGCTACAACTCAGTGGCCTTCCCCGCCATCAACACTG GCGAGGCCGGGATGGACTCTGTGACAGCTTCTAAAGCCATGCTGGACGGCATGGCGTCAGCTGTTCGGGACATGAAACCAAATTCACTCTCACTCATCCGCATCGTCATCCTGCAACAACCAGTGTTCCAGGTGTTCAG atcaGAGCTGGAGAGTCGCTTTGGAAAATCAGCCCCTTCCAGCTTCAAACTTAGAg aATTCGCTCAACAGACGCTCAAGAAGTGGCAAGAGAAACGTTCAAAAACGTCTAAATCTTCAGCACCACAAGGAAGAAGCTTCATCTCCTCACAGCCTCAGCCGGCCGTGCTCAGTGTGATTTGTTGCGGTCCAGACATCACTGGCACCATCAGGAGAGATCTGGAGGACACCCTGCAGAAGCAGCTGATAGAGAGAGCGGTCAGCATGCGCGACTTCTCCTCGCTGGATGACATGGAGCTGGAGGCGGTGCTAGCGAATGTCAGAGGCTTGGGAATAAGTCTGGAGCTCAAGAGTCCTCAGGATCCCAGGAGACATCAAAGTTCAGAGAGTGCGAGAGGACAGAGATCAGGAACGACTAcgagagctgaagccagagatcggtcggctgcaggagaagaggtCTATGTGCTGCGAGGCCTGAAAGAGGACGTGTTGAGCATCACTGAACTTATAAACAGAGCAATACACGACGCACTTTCCGAAGAACTCCAGGACAAAAAAGAAGCAATGATGGCTCTCCATGTGCAGTGGTCGATTCAGGATGCTCAGGGGGTCTGGCAGGAGCTGAGCCTGCATGAAAACTTTGAGCTGGAAGACGCTCACATCAACAAGCAAGTGTCGGCAGAAGTGACGGCACAAGACGCAACAGTGCTCAAAGTAAACCTGAAGACActggaggccacagactggCAAACAGGGAAAACGTTCAAAGTGAAAAGGAGCGAAACTCAAACAA CCTTGGAGCTGCCAACACAATGGGAACCGATGCACGAAGAAGTCTTTAAAAAGGTGGAGCTGCAACCTAACTCACAAGAGTATCAGGTCGTCGCGCAGGGTTTCCTCAAAACGGCTAAATACAACATTCAAAAG ATTGAGCGTGTGCAAAACCTCTACCTATGGCACGCCTTCTCTGTGTGTAGGCAGCGGATCTTTTTCAAGAACGGCAGAGGAGATGTTGGTGAGAAGTCGCTCTATCACGGCACCTCAGCGGAGTCGTGCAACTGCATAGAAAAGGACAAATTTGACAGGAGCTACGCAGGAACACACG CTGCCAGGTTGGGAAAAGGAGTTTACTTTGCTGTCAACGCAGGGTATTCAGCCAGTTCTTTCTCCCCACCGGACGCATCAGGCCTGAAGCGTCTGTACGTCGCTCGTGTCCTGACCGGCCAATACACTGTCGGCAGTCCCACCATGAAAGCCCCGCCTCCTCGTGGCGCAGACCGCCCGGACTGCTTCGACAGCGTGGTGGACAACCAGCAGAGCCCCACCATGTTTGTGGTCTTCCACGACGACCAGGCCTACCCAGAATACCTCATCACCTTCACCTGA